In the Solibacillus sp. FSL K6-1523 genome, one interval contains:
- a CDS encoding MarR family winged helix-turn-helix transcriptional regulator produces MQNQDIIDLLSERYEILRRLAEEKWNNNNDIYISNSEWRIMSKIYNKQLTISDVAKDVDFSRQATHKFVKSLEAKELVEVSSAEHSKKHKVINITEFGKTCYEKNAHYKEEIEQQLINTLGEIEVTKLKSILTLDWDIEHLNV; encoded by the coding sequence TTGCAAAATCAAGATATCATTGATTTGTTGAGCGAACGTTATGAAATACTTCGACGGCTTGCTGAAGAAAAATGGAATAATAATAATGATATATATATTTCCAATTCGGAATGGCGTATTATGAGTAAAATTTATAATAAACAACTGACGATTTCGGATGTAGCAAAAGACGTTGATTTTTCTAGACAAGCCACTCATAAATTTGTGAAAAGTTTAGAGGCAAAAGAATTGGTAGAAGTAAGTAGTGCTGAGCATAGTAAAAAACATAAAGTGATTAACATAACTGAATTTGGTAAGACGTGCTATGAAAAAAATGCGCATTACAAAGAAGAAATTGAACAACAATTGATTAATACACTTGGTGAGATTGAAGTGACAAAGTTAAAAAGCATATTAACTTTGGATTGGGATATCGAGCATTTAAATGTGTAG
- a CDS encoding methyl-accepting chemotaxis protein, which produces MNPKNSLTFQLGTIIAGILVVMLCISSFATYFTAYNKIYEAAGIEAYGCANITTGLISSVDLERAMNGDVEKQQQVGETLNWTIAHKDIFQTQYILTLDGNLAALDENLSKDGYQVGDRFHMDEKAIATLLRDKHPTYSEIYTFGGMERLSGYAPIYKDHDPNNEIIAISVIDFDANIVKERTWDVVRDGILLSILPMLIASMITGFLIRRKVRPISVLINQAREIANGNLAVEKTVVKSHDEVGDLARTLNQMTENLQKMILTMRQTSQTLNNNAGKSAQTLNTMTNTMHSVANSVGEVSCSVTDGMHHAEKANDALVDLAKQLQTMKVRADHTAQNSQQTLQIAREGEQNAQHIKNDIILIQKGSDEVSQTVENLVSSATKIQMFTTTIAEIAAQTNLLALNASIEAARAGEHGKGFAVVAEEVRKLAEQSNHEVLEVEKLVQDIMNHIDHVRTSTKDNTRYIEKGTATVQLTVQSLNTIAYAVTETVDQIVDISTAMTIEVEKSDQVVEMIQQLTLTIREIEETMNHLTSAALQTTDFIDDVAHTVNETNDMALTLNEHVKEFKLS; this is translated from the coding sequence ATGAATCCTAAAAATTCACTAACATTTCAATTGGGGACAATTATTGCTGGGATATTAGTAGTAATGTTATGTATTAGCTCTTTTGCTACTTATTTCACGGCTTATAATAAAATATATGAAGCGGCAGGGATAGAGGCTTACGGCTGTGCTAATATTACAACTGGCCTAATTTCGTCAGTTGATTTAGAACGAGCAATGAATGGAGATGTAGAAAAGCAACAACAAGTAGGCGAAACGCTGAATTGGACAATTGCTCATAAAGATATTTTTCAAACGCAATATATTTTAACGCTTGATGGAAATCTTGCAGCTCTTGATGAAAATCTATCAAAAGATGGTTATCAAGTAGGGGATCGTTTTCACATGGATGAAAAAGCGATAGCAACATTGCTACGTGATAAACATCCAACATATTCAGAGATTTATACATTCGGTGGGATGGAACGCCTTTCAGGATATGCGCCGATTTACAAAGACCATGACCCTAATAATGAGATTATCGCGATTAGTGTCATTGATTTTGATGCGAATATTGTAAAAGAACGTACATGGGATGTCGTGCGTGATGGCATTTTATTAAGCATTTTACCGATGTTAATAGCATCAATGATTACGGGCTTTTTAATTCGCCGCAAAGTACGACCAATCAGTGTATTAATCAATCAAGCAAGAGAGATTGCTAATGGTAATCTAGCAGTGGAGAAGACGGTTGTCAAAAGTCATGATGAAGTAGGAGATTTAGCGCGAACGTTAAATCAAATGACAGAAAACTTGCAAAAGATGATTTTAACGATGCGCCAAACATCGCAAACATTAAATAATAATGCGGGGAAATCTGCACAAACATTAAATACAATGACGAATACGATGCACAGTGTCGCAAATAGCGTTGGCGAAGTATCATGTTCTGTTACAGATGGTATGCATCATGCCGAGAAAGCGAATGATGCCTTAGTGGATTTAGCGAAGCAACTACAAACGATGAAAGTAAGGGCAGATCATACCGCACAAAATTCACAGCAAACATTACAAATTGCGCGTGAAGGGGAACAAAATGCACAACATATTAAAAATGACATTATCCTTATTCAAAAAGGCTCCGACGAAGTAAGTCAAACGGTTGAGAATTTAGTTTCTTCGGCAACAAAAATTCAAATGTTTACAACAACTATCGCTGAAATTGCTGCACAAACGAACCTATTGGCGCTTAATGCATCGATAGAAGCGGCACGTGCTGGAGAGCATGGGAAAGGTTTTGCGGTCGTTGCAGAGGAAGTACGTAAGCTTGCAGAGCAATCGAATCATGAAGTATTAGAAGTTGAAAAATTAGTACAAGATATTATGAATCATATCGATCATGTTCGCACTTCCACAAAAGATAATACAAGATATATTGAAAAAGGAACGGCAACTGTACAACTGACTGTACAATCATTAAATACGATTGCATATGCGGTTACGGAAACGGTCGATCAAATTGTAGATATATCTACGGCAATGACAATCGAAGTAGAAAAGTCCGATCAAGTTGTAGAAATGATTCAACAACTAACTTTAACGATTCGCGAAATTGAAGAAACGATGAATCACTTAACATCTGCGGCGCTACAAACGACCGATTTTATCGATGACGTAGCACATACCGTGAATGAGACGAATGATATGGCACTTACTTTGAATGAGCATGTGAAGGAATTTAAGTTAAGTTAA
- a CDS encoding NifU family protein: protein MTETEQVQEVLDKLRPFLLRDGGDCELVDIEDGIVKLRLLGACGSCPSSTITLKAGIERALLEEVPGIIEVEQVF from the coding sequence ATGACAGAAACAGAACAAGTACAAGAAGTACTAGATAAATTACGTCCGTTCTTATTACGTGACGGCGGTGACTGTGAATTAGTAGATATAGAGGATGGTATCGTAAAGTTACGTTTATTAGGTGCATGCGGTAGTTGCCCAAGTTCAACGATTACGTTAAAAGCGGGTATCGAACGTGCGCTTTTAGAAGAAGTACCAGGTATTATCGAAGTAGAGCAAGTTTTCTAA
- a CDS encoding NAD(P)/FAD-dependent oxidoreductase: protein MKRPTILVLGAGYGGLTTVVNLQKMINVNEAEIILVNKNDYHYETTWLHEVGAGTISPDKARYPISSVINSGVKFVQATVESVDVNTKKVGTSAGEFTYDYLVFGLGFEGETFGIPGLKEYALALSNINTARQVREHIEYQFASWSLDEVKDDSKLTIIVGGAGFTGIEFLGELGNRVPELCKEFDIPQEKVRVLCVEAAPMVLPGFDPQLVEYAKTQLSKKGIEFSIGTPLVEATPEGVNIKKGEDEFEFVKAGTVVWAAGVRGNALVETSGIESNRARIAVRKDMRAPGFDDVFVVGDCAFLLNEEAGRPYPPTAQIAMQQAVNIAKNIKHLMNGQETETFVYDDKGAVCSLGHDDAIGSAMGRKFTGKTASALKKVVDDRALYLVGGVGLTLKKGKFKFF, encoded by the coding sequence GTGAAAAGACCAACAATTTTAGTATTAGGCGCGGGTTATGGTGGCTTAACAACTGTTGTGAATTTACAAAAAATGATCAATGTTAATGAAGCAGAAATCATTTTAGTAAACAAAAATGATTACCATTACGAAACAACATGGTTACATGAAGTAGGAGCAGGTACAATTTCACCAGATAAAGCACGTTACCCAATTTCTAGCGTTATTAATAGTGGGGTAAAATTTGTACAAGCTACTGTTGAAAGTGTTGATGTTAACACGAAAAAAGTAGGTACATCTGCTGGCGAATTCACTTATGATTATTTAGTATTTGGTTTAGGTTTTGAAGGGGAAACATTTGGTATCCCTGGCTTAAAAGAATATGCATTAGCATTATCAAACATCAATACAGCTCGTCAAGTACGTGAGCATATTGAATACCAATTTGCATCTTGGTCACTAGATGAAGTAAAAGATGACAGCAAGCTTACAATTATCGTAGGTGGTGCTGGTTTCACAGGTATCGAATTCTTAGGTGAATTAGGTAACCGTGTTCCAGAACTATGTAAAGAGTTTGATATTCCACAAGAAAAAGTACGTGTACTTTGTGTAGAAGCTGCACCAATGGTATTACCAGGCTTCGATCCACAACTTGTAGAATATGCAAAAACACAATTATCGAAAAAAGGTATCGAATTCTCAATCGGTACACCACTTGTTGAAGCAACTCCAGAAGGCGTTAACATCAAAAAAGGTGAAGATGAGTTCGAGTTTGTTAAAGCCGGTACAGTTGTATGGGCTGCAGGTGTTCGTGGTAACGCATTAGTTGAAACTTCAGGTATCGAATCGAACCGTGCGCGTATTGCAGTACGTAAAGATATGCGTGCTCCAGGATTTGACGATGTGTTCGTAGTAGGTGACTGTGCATTCTTATTAAACGAAGAAGCAGGCCGTCCATATCCACCAACAGCACAAATTGCGATGCAACAAGCAGTAAACATTGCGAAAAACATTAAGCACTTAATGAATGGTCAAGAAACAGAAACATTCGTATATGATGACAAGGGAGCAGTATGTTCTTTAGGTCATGATGATGCGATTGGTAGTGCAATGGGTCGCAAATTTACTGGTAAAACAGCATCAGCTCTTAAAAAAGTTGTTGATGACCGCGCATTATACTTAGTAGGTGGCGTAGGCTTAACACTTAAAAAAGGTAAATTTAAATTCTTTTAA
- a CDS encoding CarD family transcriptional regulator, with translation MYNVGDTVIYSSHGLCSIEEICEQTFSEITKNYYVLKPLNDPNLTIRTPVDNSNTQIRDIMKKEEAIKILHSFTSPGIEWVEQSTHRMRLHTEIIKTDDRQKQAHLLNTLLRKKMDYEALEKKFPMQEEKLLLTLQELIFSEFSIVLNKSSEEIYDEVLAQLN, from the coding sequence ATGTACAATGTTGGTGATACAGTCATTTATTCATCACACGGACTTTGTTCTATAGAAGAAATTTGCGAACAAACTTTTAGCGAAATTACAAAAAATTATTACGTCTTAAAACCACTAAATGATCCAAATTTAACGATTCGTACCCCTGTTGATAATTCAAATACACAAATAAGAGATATTATGAAAAAGGAAGAAGCAATTAAAATATTACACTCATTTACTTCTCCTGGTATCGAATGGGTTGAACAAAGCACACATCGTATGAGACTTCACACAGAAATTATCAAAACGGATGATAGACAAAAACAAGCCCACCTCCTAAACACACTATTACGTAAAAAAATGGATTATGAAGCTCTCGAAAAGAAATTTCCAATGCAAGAAGAAAAGTTACTTCTAACTTTACAAGAACTTATATTTTCAGAGTTTTCTATCGTACTCAATAAATCTTCTGAGGAAATTTATGACGAAGTGTTAGCACAACTGAACTAA
- a CDS encoding YuzD family protein, whose amino-acid sequence MSNVKPIIEIFGANIICASCVNAPSSKDTYEWLQAAITRKYPDQAFSIRYIDIEGVIDNDRDAEYASRIQEDEFFYPLVLINDEVVGEGYIQLKPVFSTLENLGFTAAE is encoded by the coding sequence ATGTCTAACGTAAAACCTATTATCGAAATTTTCGGTGCAAATATTATTTGCGCTAGCTGTGTTAACGCCCCATCATCAAAGGATACATACGAATGGTTACAAGCTGCCATTACGCGTAAATACCCAGACCAAGCCTTTTCAATTCGCTATATTGATATAGAGGGCGTAATTGATAATGACCGCGATGCAGAGTACGCTAGCCGCATTCAAGAGGACGAATTTTTTTATCCACTTGTACTCATTAATGATGAAGTTGTAGGAGAAGGCTATATTCAATTGAAACCTGTTTTCTCTACACTTGAAAATTTAGGTTTTACTGCCGCTGAATAG
- a CDS encoding EAL-associated domain-containing protein translates to MGVLEMLDKLDQIETLYEPIYSADGHCVVAYEVIGQLDDNETIINIEQFTYEEDVPEDIRFEIELLFVRKTITAVKHLLKDVNLYIPCNPNLLMLDFGESYFTMLKDILSEEDLPNITLVMAEHKYEGSIEKLQHVTRYIQTYGVKIALADVGSQTQLEHVLMLEPAVLKINVEQLGYNLWGAQNHVFATIRSLAVKMGTLLLIENIETVYQLQQGWKNGARFYKGAYLQQPHKEFFARDSLKERFRNECEQFIVTEKKQLLQKYEEMKQLEKMIWTIVEQLQPTGKDEMKLKKLATALQDCAFRIYICDNNGFQTSPNIIWRNDEWHIQQEAKGRNWSWRPYFLLNIIKMTKDHKGELSEVYSDIESGELTRTYSMALTNAEFLFIDIMYDYLYEHNIVN, encoded by the coding sequence ATGGGTGTTTTAGAAATGTTAGATAAGTTAGATCAAATTGAAACATTATACGAACCAATTTATAGTGCGGATGGTCATTGTGTAGTTGCCTATGAAGTGATTGGGCAATTAGATGATAATGAAACAATAATTAATATTGAACAATTTACATATGAAGAAGATGTACCAGAGGACATTCGATTTGAAATTGAGCTGTTATTTGTACGCAAGACGATTACAGCGGTGAAGCATTTATTGAAGGATGTAAACCTATATATTCCATGCAATCCCAACTTATTAATGTTGGATTTTGGGGAAAGCTATTTTACAATGCTGAAGGATATTTTAAGTGAAGAAGATTTACCGAATATTACACTTGTTATGGCGGAGCATAAGTATGAAGGGAGTATTGAAAAACTGCAGCATGTGACTCGTTATATTCAAACATACGGTGTAAAAATTGCGCTTGCAGATGTAGGCTCCCAAACACAATTAGAACATGTGCTTATGTTAGAACCTGCTGTACTTAAAATAAATGTCGAGCAGCTTGGGTATAATTTATGGGGCGCTCAAAATCATGTGTTTGCAACAATCCGTTCACTAGCTGTGAAGATGGGGACACTTCTTTTAATTGAAAATATTGAAACGGTGTATCAATTACAACAAGGGTGGAAAAATGGAGCGAGATTTTATAAAGGCGCTTATTTACAACAACCGCATAAAGAATTCTTTGCGCGGGATTCATTAAAAGAGCGTTTTCGAAATGAATGCGAGCAATTTATCGTGACGGAAAAAAAGCAGCTTTTACAAAAGTATGAGGAAATGAAGCAGCTTGAAAAAATGATTTGGACGATTGTTGAGCAATTACAGCCAACTGGTAAGGATGAAATGAAGTTAAAAAAACTTGCCACAGCTTTACAAGATTGCGCTTTTCGAATTTATATTTGTGATAATAATGGTTTCCAAACATCGCCTAATATTATTTGGAGAAATGATGAATGGCATATACAGCAAGAGGCAAAGGGGAGAAACTGGAGTTGGCGACCATACTTCCTTTTGAACATTATTAAGATGACAAAGGACCATAAAGGTGAATTGTCGGAAGTATATAGCGATATAGAGTCAGGTGAGCTGACAAGAACCTATTCAATGGCGTTGACGAATGCAGAATTTTTATTTATCGATATTATGTATGATTATTTGTATGAACACAATATTGTGAATTAA
- a CDS encoding HesB/IscA family protein, producing MTSEKQVIILTEAAAFQVKEMMVHNEEEHAILRIAVKGGGCSGLSYGMTFDQVVNDDDFTDEQHGIKIIVSTEDAAILQNTKIDFKQSLMGGGFTIDNPNALASCGCGTSFKAAARESTPEVCE from the coding sequence ATGACAAGTGAAAAACAAGTAATTATTTTAACAGAAGCGGCCGCATTTCAAGTCAAAGAAATGATGGTTCATAATGAAGAAGAACATGCAATTTTACGTATTGCCGTGAAAGGCGGCGGCTGTAGTGGTCTTTCATATGGAATGACATTTGATCAAGTTGTGAATGACGATGATTTTACCGACGAACAACATGGCATTAAAATAATCGTATCTACAGAAGATGCAGCTATATTACAAAATACGAAAATTGACTTCAAACAATCGCTTATGGGTGGCGGATTCACAATCGACAATCCAAACGCACTCGCTTCATGTGGTTGTGGTACGAGCTTTAAAGCAGCAGCACGTGAAAGTACACCTGAAGTTTGCGAGTAA
- a CDS encoding class I adenylate-forming enzyme family protein, with amino-acid sequence MNTAELLTRAARKYPQHIAIQSMGHAVSYATLNHQANQLAHSLQQQGITKGDNVAIFMPNVSEFVVSYFAIAKLGAIVVPMNAKFTATEIEFVLNHADAKAILAHALIFESAKTIDFNGLKIKTGDAVEQWQSFSSLLTGSGGNINTALNEEDDSTLLYTSGTTGNPKGVLLTHRSVLAVSTMIAIEMEVKPESKLLLMMPLSHSAPLNLFLITSILVGATAVLTPTFTPDLLLESVQTYKTTHFFGAPVAYLLTASSPKIQDFDLSSMKWWVYGGAPLSEQEILFVQNKFSTDRLVCVYGLTEAGPSGSILLAEDHPQRAGSIGKRAPYGTELRIVNDQFEDVAAGEVGEIVLHGEGNMKEYYKNPEATQATMQYGWIRSGDLAKIDEDGYVYIVDRKKDVIFSGGITIYPKEIEDVLLQIEPIFEVAVIGVPHVEWGETVKVVYAAKQAVSETEIREYLSKHLASYKIPRLYEQVDGLPRNASGKILKHTLKGDDRHASIN; translated from the coding sequence ATGAACACAGCGGAATTATTAACAAGAGCGGCACGGAAATATCCACAGCACATAGCCATTCAAAGTATGGGACATGCAGTTAGTTATGCAACACTTAATCATCAAGCAAATCAGCTCGCTCACTCTTTGCAGCAGCAAGGAATCACGAAAGGTGACAATGTAGCCATTTTCATGCCAAATGTATCAGAATTTGTTGTCAGTTATTTTGCCATTGCAAAGCTTGGAGCAATTGTTGTACCGATGAACGCAAAATTTACCGCGACAGAAATTGAGTTTGTGTTAAATCATGCAGATGCAAAAGCAATACTTGCACATGCATTGATTTTTGAATCAGCTAAAACGATTGATTTTAATGGATTGAAAATCAAAACGGGTGATGCCGTCGAACAATGGCAAAGCTTTAGTAGTTTGTTAACGGGCTCTGGTGGAAATATTAATACCGCGCTAAATGAAGAAGATGATTCTACCTTACTATACACATCAGGTACAACAGGTAATCCTAAAGGCGTCCTCTTAACACATCGGAGCGTACTTGCTGTATCGACGATGATCGCCATTGAAATGGAAGTAAAACCAGAAAGTAAGCTACTATTAATGATGCCGCTTAGCCATTCCGCACCGCTTAATTTATTTTTAATTACATCGATTCTTGTTGGGGCAACCGCTGTATTAACGCCAACTTTCACACCCGATTTATTGTTGGAATCCGTTCAAACTTATAAAACAACGCACTTTTTCGGCGCACCAGTAGCCTATTTATTAACGGCAAGCTCTCCTAAAATTCAAGATTTCGATTTATCCTCCATGAAGTGGTGGGTATATGGAGGTGCTCCATTATCAGAACAGGAAATTTTATTTGTACAAAATAAATTCTCAACAGACCGTCTCGTTTGTGTATACGGTTTAACGGAAGCTGGGCCAAGTGGTTCAATTTTACTCGCAGAAGACCATCCACAGCGCGCTGGATCCATTGGTAAACGGGCACCATACGGGACAGAACTGCGCATCGTCAATGATCAATTTGAAGATGTAGCAGCAGGTGAAGTCGGAGAAATCGTCCTCCATGGTGAAGGCAATATGAAGGAATATTATAAAAACCCAGAAGCAACACAAGCAACGATGCAATATGGTTGGATTCGCTCTGGGGATTTAGCAAAAATAGATGAAGACGGCTACGTATATATTGTAGATCGTAAAAAGGATGTTATTTTTTCAGGTGGAATTACGATTTATCCGAAAGAGATTGAAGATGTCCTTTTACAAATTGAACCTATTTTTGAAGTAGCGGTAATTGGTGTGCCACATGTTGAATGGGGCGAAACGGTAAAAGTTGTTTATGCAGCAAAGCAAGCAGTATCAGAAACAGAAATTCGAGAGTATTTAAGCAAGCATTTAGCAAGCTATAAAATCCCGCGACTGTATGAGCAAGTAGACGGGCTCCCACGAAATGCGTCAGGAAAAATTTTAAAACATACGTTAAAAGGAGATGACAGACATGCAAGTATTAACTGA
- a CDS encoding acyl-CoA dehydrogenase family protein, whose amino-acid sequence MQVLTEQQERTQNFYIHDTTLQQILQDMLSEPFYHYANRELTTFGEHVATVIDARAKVTDREGEPRLQRYDEYGEEVSQVIVNEGYKNTVKETYETGIVGYVHKKIPELNQKGNYVYSFAQGYILAQAEPGFYCPVTLTMATAYLLDHFADEDVKQRFLPHVAATGDVELFEGATFLTERQGGSDVGANVVRAVKDGEHYRLFGEKYFASNAGMCGVAMVLARMEDAPGGSKGLTLFAVPWKREDGTLNGITIRRLKDKLGVRAVPSGEVVFDGAQAFVVGDPSKGIYYMLEALNLSRICNAAASLGIMKRALDEAITYATARHAFGHRLLDYPMVQQTIGTLKAKHHASLVTLFDLVQLYDDVSAGRVGQEQQLIVRLLIALVKKETAEQAIHFAHEAIEVHGGNGYIEDFVTPRLLRDAQVLTVWEGTANILAHELIRIIKQGGHQLLLVLLEQRLAPLQGAEVQFIQEKLQEITSQLEQFTKLPAPVQTLEAKGLMKKLSDLYESVVVLEHAEKHGTHEQQLAQIYIQQTWKTIAFGEIPLAVQYS is encoded by the coding sequence ATGCAAGTATTAACTGAGCAGCAGGAGCGTACTCAAAACTTTTACATCCACGATACGACGTTACAGCAAATTTTGCAGGATATGCTGAGTGAACCTTTTTATCACTATGCAAACAGAGAACTGACGACATTTGGCGAACATGTTGCAACGGTAATCGATGCACGAGCAAAAGTAACGGACCGCGAAGGCGAACCACGATTACAGCGATATGATGAATATGGTGAAGAAGTTAGTCAAGTCATCGTTAATGAAGGCTATAAAAATACGGTGAAAGAAACATATGAAACAGGGATTGTTGGCTATGTGCACAAAAAAATTCCTGAGCTTAATCAAAAAGGAAACTATGTGTATAGCTTTGCACAAGGTTATATTTTAGCACAAGCAGAACCTGGTTTTTATTGCCCGGTAACATTGACGATGGCAACTGCTTATTTATTGGACCATTTCGCGGATGAGGACGTGAAACAGCGCTTTTTACCACATGTTGCGGCGACGGGCGATGTAGAACTTTTTGAAGGGGCAACATTTTTAACCGAACGTCAAGGTGGTTCAGATGTAGGAGCCAATGTTGTACGTGCAGTCAAAGATGGCGAGCACTATCGATTATTTGGCGAGAAATACTTCGCCTCGAATGCGGGGATGTGCGGTGTGGCGATGGTGCTCGCCCGAATGGAAGATGCACCTGGTGGATCAAAGGGGCTGACATTATTTGCAGTGCCTTGGAAACGTGAAGATGGTACATTGAATGGTATTACGATACGCCGTTTAAAGGATAAATTAGGTGTGCGTGCAGTGCCTTCAGGTGAGGTTGTATTTGATGGTGCACAAGCATTTGTTGTAGGTGATCCATCAAAGGGTATTTACTACATGCTAGAAGCGCTGAATTTATCACGTATTTGCAATGCTGCCGCGTCTTTAGGTATTATGAAGCGCGCCCTAGATGAAGCGATAACCTATGCGACAGCGCGTCATGCATTTGGACATCGCCTATTGGATTATCCAATGGTTCAACAAACGATCGGGACACTTAAAGCTAAGCATCATGCCTCACTCGTCACATTATTTGATTTAGTTCAATTATATGATGATGTTTCTGCGGGTCGCGTCGGTCAAGAGCAGCAACTCATTGTTCGTTTATTGATTGCACTCGTTAAAAAAGAAACAGCTGAGCAAGCCATTCATTTTGCACATGAAGCAATTGAAGTGCATGGTGGCAATGGCTATATTGAGGATTTTGTCACACCGCGGCTACTGCGTGATGCACAAGTATTAACGGTTTGGGAGGGCACAGCGAATATATTAGCGCATGAATTAATTCGGATTATAAAGCAAGGCGGTCATCAGCTATTGCTCGTTTTATTGGAGCAACGGTTAGCACCATTACAAGGAGCCGAGGTGCAATTTATTCAAGAAAAATTGCAGGAAATCACGAGCCAATTGGAGCAATTTACAAAATTACCGGCACCCGTTCAAACATTAGAAGCGAAAGGATTAATGAAAAAATTAAGCGATTTGTATGAAAGTGTAGTTGTTTTAGAACATGCAGAAAAACATGGCACGCATGAACAGCAACTCGCACAAATTTACATTCAGCAAACTTGGAAAACGATCGCATTTGGTGAAATACCATTGGCGGTACAGTATTCATAA
- a CDS encoding DUF2225 domain-containing protein, with the protein MEISPFYEKDIDCMHCKKSFPTLKVRSKFIKIAQTESDFQPIYADENVNALYYNVFVCQHCGFSFTEDFSKYFAPGVKEDLDEQVCAKWIPHSFKNERNIFDAIQAYKLAFLCATIKKEKYVITSGLSLRLAWLYRSLKNSGQEKRFLKLARDHYMESFSTEDYASTQMSSVRVMYLIAELSRRLEDYENATRFFSRVIESQRTGGEGQLVEMAKEQWELLRETREQSKS; encoded by the coding sequence ATGGAAATCTCACCTTTTTACGAAAAAGATATAGATTGTATGCATTGCAAAAAAAGTTTCCCTACATTAAAGGTGCGCTCAAAATTCATTAAAATAGCGCAAACCGAATCTGACTTTCAGCCAATATATGCAGATGAAAACGTTAATGCACTGTATTATAATGTTTTTGTTTGTCAGCATTGCGGTTTTTCATTCACAGAAGACTTCTCCAAATATTTCGCACCGGGTGTAAAAGAAGATTTAGATGAACAAGTTTGTGCAAAATGGATTCCCCATAGCTTTAAAAACGAGCGTAATATATTTGATGCCATTCAAGCATATAAACTAGCCTTTCTTTGCGCCACAATAAAAAAAGAGAAGTACGTCATCACTTCAGGTCTTTCTCTGCGCTTAGCTTGGCTGTATCGCTCATTAAAAAATTCCGGGCAAGAAAAGCGCTTTTTAAAGCTAGCCCGCGACCATTACATGGAAAGCTTCTCGACAGAAGATTACGCAAGTACGCAAATGTCTAGTGTGCGTGTCATGTATTTAATCGCAGAACTTTCTCGTCGTTTAGAAGATTATGAAAATGCAACACGCTTTTTCTCACGCGTCATCGAAAGCCAACGTACTGGTGGCGAAGGACAACTTGTAGAAATGGCAAAAGAGCAATGGGAGCTATTAAGAGAGACACGTGAACAATCTAAGAGCTAG